A genomic region of Pyrus communis chromosome 14, drPyrComm1.1, whole genome shotgun sequence contains the following coding sequences:
- the LOC137714861 gene encoding scarecrow-like protein 18, with protein MGSFNSSHIQQEEKEDHQNHPNNNNISDLQLYHHHHVSDQPPLIMSTSPDISQTHLRHLLITCAELISHLDFPSANRLISLLSSNSSPFGDSTERLTHYFVKALSFRLNTNPNYSRTTIGPMTALTTAASASASSSSNYLFPPMLLEEEDDNEETLHSCYLTLNQITPFIRFSHLTANQAILESIDSSHLSIHILDFDIMHGVQWPPLMQALVERSYNSPLHPPPTLRITATGRDLTLLLRTGERLFRFAQSLGLAFQFHPLVLNNAARPSDLISPSTLGLHQNEALAVNCVLYLHTLVTDDSRDLLLFLQKIKSLNPKVFTVANKEANHNNPLFFNRFVEALDHYGAVFESLEATLPPNSRERLAVEEWFGREVKDVVGVEGEKRKQRHERYETFWEVVLRRAGFENVALSPFALSQAKLLLRLHYPSEGYQLRILNDSFFLGWQNRPLFSVSSWH; from the coding sequence ATGGGCTCATTCAATTCTTCCCATatccaacaagaagaaaaagaagatcatCAAAACCACCCAAACAACAACAATATCTCAGATCTACAACTataccaccaccaccacgttTCTGATCAGCCTCCATTGATTATGTCAACATCTCCAGACATTTCACAAACCCACCTCCGCCACTTACTCATTACCTGCGCCGAGCTCATTTCCCACCTTGACTTCCCTTCCGCCAACCGCCTCATTTCTCTCTTATCCTCAAACTCCTCTCCCTTCGGAGACTCCACCGAAAGATTAACCCACTATTTTGTCAAAGCCCTCTCTTTCCGCCTCAATACAAACCCTAATTACTCTCGCACTACTATCGGCCCAATGACAGCGCTCACAACTGCCGCCAGTGCGTCCGCGTCCTCCTCCTCCAACTACTTGTTTCCGCCGATGTTACTCGAGGAGGAGGACGACAACGAGGAGACACTCCACTCGTGTTACCTAACCCTAAACCAGATAACCCCATTCATCCGGTTTAGCCACTTGACGGCCAATCAAGCCATCCTTGAATCCATAGACTCATCTCATCTCTCAATCCACATCCTTGACTTCGACATCATGCACGGCGTCCAGTGGCCCCCACTTATGCAGGCCCTCGTCGAGCGTTCCTACAACTCACCACTCCACCCACCTCCCACGCTTCGAATCACAGCCACCGGCCGCGACCTCACCCTCCTCCTCCGAACCGGTGAGCGTCTCTTTAGATTCGCTCAGTCACTCGGCCTGGCCTTCCAATTCCACCCCCTTGTCCTAAACAATGCAGCCCGGCCGTCGGACTTAATCTCCCCCTCAACCCTCGGCCTCCACCAAAACGAAGCCCTAGCCGTCAACTGCGTCCTCTACCTCCACACCCTAGTCACGGACGACTCACGTgacctcctcctcttcctccagaAGATCAAGTCATTGAACCCAAAAGTCTTCACCGTCGCCAACAAAGAAGCCAACCACAACAACCCCCTCTTTTTTAACCGCTTCGTGGAGGCTCTCGACCACTACGGCGCCGTCTTTGAGTCCCTCGAGGCTACGCTGCCGCCCAACAGCCGGGAGAGGCTGGCGGTGGAGGAGTGGTTCGGGAGGGAGGTTAAGGACGTGGTGGGAGTCGAAGGAGAGAAGAGGAAGCAGCGGCACGAGAGgtacgagaccttttgggaggtGGTGCTGCGGAGGGCGGGGTTTGAGAATGTGGCTTTGAGTCCGTTTGCGCTTTCGCAGGCGAAGCTTCTGCTGCGGCTTCATTATCCTTCTGAGGGTTACCAGCTGAGGATTCTCAATGACTCTTTTTTCTTAGGTTGGCAGAATCGTCCCCTTTTCTCTGTTTCTTCTTGGCACtaa